In Prosthecobacter sp., a genomic segment contains:
- a CDS encoding DUF1287 domain-containing protein: protein MLRRCCLLLAFIGVGYAQTSAPSFAERLVQAAMERTRHTVRYDPAYVRLDYPGGDVPADTGVCTDEIIRSYRKLGIDLQKLVHEDMKRAFAAYPKRWGLSSTDKNIDHRRVPNLQTFFKRRGASLPVTQNAADYRPGDLITCTVPVNLPHIAIVVPAPDGGATPWIVHNIGQGPKCENRLFEFPLTGHYRFHPRTD, encoded by the coding sequence ATGCTCCGCCGCTGCTGCCTTCTTCTCGCCTTCATCGGCGTCGGTTATGCGCAAACGAGCGCGCCGTCCTTTGCGGAGCGCCTCGTGCAGGCCGCGATGGAGCGCACCAGGCACACGGTGCGCTACGATCCCGCCTATGTGCGGCTGGATTATCCTGGTGGCGATGTTCCCGCTGACACTGGCGTCTGCACCGATGAAATCATCCGCAGCTACCGCAAGCTGGGCATCGACCTGCAAAAACTCGTCCATGAGGACATGAAGCGCGCCTTTGCCGCCTATCCGAAGCGCTGGGGCCTCAGCTCCACCGACAAGAATATCGACCACCGCCGTGTACCAAATTTGCAGACCTTTTTCAAGCGGCGCGGTGCTTCATTGCCGGTCACACAAAACGCCGCCGACTATCGCCCGGGCGATCTCATCACCTGCACCGTTCCCGTCAATCTTCCGCACATTGCGATTGTCGTTCCCGCGCCCGATGGCGGTGCCACGCCCTGGATTGTTCACAACATCGGTCAGGGGCCGAAATGCGAGAACCGACTCTTCGAGTTCCCTCTCACCGGCCACTACCGGTTTCATCCGCGCACGGACTAG
- the recJ gene encoding single-stranded-DNA-specific exonuclease RecJ, which yields MSEPSSISIRPPRWLLKPAVEGAAELAADMSVSPLMAQLLVQRGITTVEQARDFLVPKLATLGDPTVLPEMNLAVERILSAVDHKESVVLYGDYDVDGVTSMALMHLILKAYGLDTHLFLPTRMEEGYGLSRDGIAKCYEQFGKPNLLIALDCGTTSLAEVAKLKADGVDCVIIDHHELSPHGRPDCLALVNPKLSDHHHYFCTAGLMFKVSHALLKARMIESYDLKETLDLVALGTVADLVPLIDENRLLVRRGLEALAQTARHGLKALKQIAGVEGLVQTHHVGYRLGPRLNAAGRLDTAATALQLLLSTDPEEGAELATLLEAHNKDRQNVEQQVHVEAEAMLAGIGDIEKVSAIVLGSRNWHPGVIGIVASRISRLCHRPTILVSIDENGIGKGSGRSIPGFSLVAAIETCSKHLLGGGGHAMAAGISVKEENLDAFRTAFQNAAREALSKEEMTAVLELDAEVRLRDLSLNFFESYKLLEPFGQKNTEPLFLCRSVNPRLPGRTMKEKHLRIMLTQDGASMEARWFNAPIGKLPPAPWDVAMRIQRGWFRGTEQWQLTLEAVRTAE from the coding sequence ATGTCCGAACCCTCTTCCATCTCGATACGTCCACCACGCTGGCTGCTGAAGCCCGCCGTGGAGGGCGCGGCCGAGCTGGCGGCGGACATGAGCGTGTCTCCGCTCATGGCGCAGCTTCTGGTGCAGCGCGGCATCACCACGGTGGAGCAGGCGCGTGATTTCCTGGTGCCGAAACTCGCCACGCTCGGCGATCCCACGGTGCTGCCGGAGATGAACCTCGCGGTGGAGCGCATCCTGAGCGCGGTGGACCACAAGGAGAGCGTCGTGCTCTACGGCGACTACGATGTCGATGGCGTGACCTCGATGGCGCTGATGCACCTCATCTTGAAGGCCTACGGCCTCGACACGCATCTGTTCCTGCCCACCCGCATGGAGGAAGGCTACGGATTGAGCCGTGACGGCATCGCCAAGTGCTACGAGCAGTTTGGAAAACCGAATCTGCTCATCGCGCTCGACTGCGGCACGACCTCGCTGGCTGAAGTGGCGAAACTGAAAGCGGATGGCGTGGACTGCGTGATCATCGACCACCACGAGCTGTCGCCGCATGGCCGGCCAGACTGTCTGGCGCTGGTGAATCCGAAGCTCAGTGACCATCATCATTACTTCTGCACGGCGGGCCTCATGTTCAAAGTCTCGCATGCGCTGCTGAAAGCGCGGATGATCGAGAGCTATGATTTGAAGGAGACGCTCGATCTGGTGGCGCTCGGCACCGTCGCCGATCTGGTGCCGCTCATTGATGAAAACCGGCTGCTGGTGCGGCGCGGACTCGAAGCACTGGCACAGACAGCGCGTCATGGATTGAAGGCCCTGAAACAAATCGCCGGAGTCGAGGGCCTGGTGCAGACGCATCATGTCGGCTACCGCCTGGGACCGCGTTTGAACGCCGCCGGCCGCCTGGACACTGCGGCGACGGCATTGCAGCTTCTGCTTTCAACCGATCCTGAGGAAGGCGCGGAACTCGCGACGCTGCTCGAAGCGCACAACAAGGACCGGCAGAACGTCGAACAGCAGGTGCATGTGGAGGCCGAGGCGATGCTCGCCGGCATCGGCGACATTGAAAAAGTCTCCGCCATCGTGCTCGGATCACGCAATTGGCATCCGGGCGTGATCGGCATCGTGGCCTCGCGCATCTCGCGGCTGTGCCATCGCCCGACGATTCTGGTGTCGATTGACGAAAACGGCATCGGCAAAGGCAGCGGACGCAGCATTCCCGGGTTTTCACTCGTCGCGGCCATTGAGACGTGCAGCAAGCATCTGCTCGGTGGCGGCGGGCATGCGATGGCGGCGGGCATTTCCGTCAAAGAAGAAAACCTGGATGCTTTCCGCACCGCCTTCCAAAACGCGGCACGCGAGGCCTTGAGCAAAGAAGAGATGACCGCCGTGCTCGAACTCGATGCCGAGGTGCGGCTGCGCGATCTGTCGTTGAACTTCTTCGAGAGCTACAAGCTGCTGGAGCCCTTTGGGCAAAAGAACACCGAGCCTTTGTTCCTCTGCCGCAGTGTGAACCCGCGCCTGCCAGGGCGCACGATGAAGGAAAAACATCTGCGCATCATGCTCACGCAGGACGGCGCGTCGATGGAGGCACGCTGGTTCAACGCGCCCATTGGAAAGCTGCCCCCTGCCCCGTGGGATGTGGCGATGCGCATCCAGCGCGGCTGGTTCCGTGGCACGGAGCAATGGCAGCTCACATTGGAAGCGGTGCGCACAGCGGAGTGA
- a CDS encoding DUF3592 domain-containing protein — translation MSQNQVASQSGRWWLCSLGVLLMLVGSFFAWRMWLSYEKAQITRSWTQVPCRIISSRVVSERPTPNSSPAHRVEVRYEYEINGVKHAGTRIRRVEAAPTQHLDKALEKQLNYPPGSSQTCLVNPAVPDEAVLEHASRAALYSIWFPLLFVVGGGGMLCGALRRAP, via the coding sequence ATGTCGCAGAATCAAGTTGCATCTCAATCAGGCCGCTGGTGGCTTTGTTCGCTGGGTGTTCTGCTCATGCTTGTCGGATCGTTCTTTGCCTGGCGCATGTGGCTCTCGTATGAAAAAGCGCAGATCACGCGAAGCTGGACGCAGGTGCCATGCCGCATCATCTCATCACGCGTCGTCAGCGAACGGCCAACACCGAACTCATCGCCCGCTCATCGCGTTGAAGTGCGCTACGAGTATGAGATCAACGGCGTGAAGCATGCAGGCACGCGCATCCGCCGGGTGGAGGCCGCACCGACCCAGCATCTCGACAAAGCACTCGAAAAGCAGCTCAACTATCCGCCGGGATCATCGCAAACCTGCTTGGTGAATCCCGCTGTTCCCGATGAAGCCGTGCTGGAGCATGCTTCACGCGCGGCGTTGTATTCGATCTGGTTCCCGCTGCTCTTTGTTGTCGGCGGCGGCGGCATGCTGTGCGGAGCCTTACGGCGTGCGCCATGA
- a CDS encoding arylsulfatase: protein MKSLFILTLVFIGTLACAADKPNIIYILVDDLGYGDLGCYGQKMLTTPNLDRMAAEGMKFTRHYSGSTVCAPSRCVLMTGLHTGHCRVRGNDPWIIPDGDVTVPSLLKTAGYHTACIGKFGLGKPLPLDDPQRKGFDEFFGYVGTSHAHNFYTKALIRNGAVVELPNMVIEGSFKNAQDYKDSDLVGTGVAPLDGRKAWVPQLLADDVQRYLGERAKAKAPFFLYYAMNVPHTNNEAGKNSPLGHGMECPDYGEFKDKDWPDAEKGFAALIRFLDNEVGRITTRLKELGIDKNTLVMFSSDNGPHHEGGHDSDFFNSNGDFKGTKRDMTDGGIRVPLIAWWPGKVKSGEVSEHVSGFQDLLPTVAELSGAKLTAETDGISFVPTLLGNDGQKQHTHLFWDFNEQGGKRAVLKWPWKLIHLNTGTAQKAPKGKAKGKALEKLLHNLETDIGEEKNLAAEKPEIVAELEKLMQQSWRTP from the coding sequence ATGAAGTCACTTTTCATTCTCACCCTGGTTTTTATCGGCACTTTGGCTTGCGCGGCGGACAAGCCGAACATCATTTACATTCTCGTCGATGATCTGGGCTACGGCGATCTGGGCTGCTACGGGCAGAAGATGCTCACGACGCCGAATCTCGACCGCATGGCGGCGGAGGGGATGAAGTTCACGCGGCATTACTCGGGCAGCACGGTGTGCGCACCGTCGCGCTGTGTGCTGATGACGGGTCTGCACACGGGGCACTGCCGGGTGCGTGGGAATGATCCGTGGATCATCCCGGATGGCGATGTGACGGTGCCATCGCTGCTGAAGACGGCGGGCTATCACACGGCGTGCATCGGCAAATTCGGTCTCGGCAAGCCGCTGCCACTGGATGATCCGCAGCGGAAGGGGTTCGATGAGTTCTTTGGTTATGTGGGCACGAGCCACGCGCACAATTTCTACACGAAGGCGCTGATTCGAAACGGAGCGGTCGTGGAACTGCCGAACATGGTAATCGAAGGCTCGTTCAAGAACGCGCAGGACTACAAGGACAGTGATCTCGTGGGCACGGGCGTGGCGCCGCTGGACGGACGCAAGGCCTGGGTGCCGCAACTGCTGGCGGACGATGTGCAGCGCTATCTTGGCGAGCGTGCGAAGGCAAAGGCCCCCTTCTTTCTCTACTACGCTATGAACGTGCCGCACACGAACAACGAGGCGGGCAAGAACTCGCCGCTTGGCCATGGCATGGAGTGCCCGGACTACGGCGAGTTCAAAGACAAGGACTGGCCGGACGCAGAGAAAGGTTTTGCGGCGTTGATCCGCTTTCTGGACAACGAGGTGGGCCGCATCACGACGCGGTTGAAGGAACTCGGTATCGACAAGAACACACTGGTGATGTTCTCCAGCGACAACGGGCCTCATCACGAGGGCGGGCATGACAGCGATTTCTTCAACAGCAACGGTGACTTCAAAGGCACGAAGCGCGACATGACTGACGGCGGCATTCGTGTGCCGCTCATTGCATGGTGGCCTGGAAAGGTGAAATCAGGTGAGGTGAGCGAGCATGTGAGCGGATTTCAGGATCTGCTGCCCACCGTGGCCGAATTGAGCGGTGCGAAGCTGACGGCAGAAACGGACGGTATCTCGTTTGTGCCGACGCTGCTGGGCAACGACGGTCAGAAGCAGCACACGCATCTGTTTTGGGACTTCAACGAGCAAGGCGGGAAACGCGCGGTGCTGAAATGGCCGTGGAAGCTGATTCACCTCAACACGGGCACGGCTCAGAAAGCGCCGAAAGGCAAGGCAAAGGGCAAAGCGCTCGAAAAGCTGCTCCACAATCTCGAAACGGACATTGGCGAGGAGAAGAATCTGGCGGCGGAGAAGCCGGAGATCGTGGCGGAGCTGGAAAAGCTCATGCAGCAATCATGGCGCACGCCGTAA